The following are encoded in a window of Sphaeramia orbicularis chromosome 20, fSphaOr1.1, whole genome shotgun sequence genomic DNA:
- the LOC115411264 gene encoding carbohydrate sulfotransferase 2-like yields the protein MRGKQYHQPLKLTAPWEKDAGFGRKLKTYRNHTKIIAQPGIVMKVLRRKRIVLFMAYFLLLVLTMLNLANYKWTKEPQQCNHQMRSTTYQSRSDIRFLYRPSLAKKRQLIYVLTTWRSGSSFFGELFNQNPEVFFLYEPMWHIWQKLYPGDAVSLQGAARDMLSSLYRCDLSVFQLYNSPGGKNFTSLGLFGATLNKVVCSYPLCSAYRKEVVGMVDDKVCKKCPPQSLRLLEEECLKYNTIVIKGVRILDVNVLAPLMEDPSLDLKVIHLVRDPRAVANSRIKSRHGLIRENLQVVRSRDPKLRRIPFVDPGHKANKKDGSDYHSIGAMEVICDRTSRTLRTALNPPSWLKGKYMAVRYEDLVENPVKILRSIYRFANLTANHDIESFALNMTSGSSSSSKPFIVSSRNATQAASAWRTVLSIQQIKQVEDYCHHAMSVLGYERVRTAGEAKDLSKSLLTHSRL from the coding sequence ATGAGAGGCAAACAGTATCATCAACCACTGAAGTTGACAGCGCCTTGGGAGAAGGATGCAGGCTTTGGGAGGAAGCTCAAAACCTACAGGAATCATACCAAGATAATAGCACAGCCTGGAATCGTCATGAAAGTCCTCCGCAGGAAGAGGATCGTCTTATTCATGGCCTATTTCTTACTGCTGGTCCTCACCATGCTCAACTTGGCTAATTATAAATGGACTAAAGAGCCCCAGCAGTGTAACCATCAGATGAGGAGCACCACCTATCAGAGCAGATCTGACATCCGCTTCCTGTACAGGCCTTCGCTGGCTAAAAAGAGACAGCTCATCTACGTTCTGACCACCTGGAGGTCAGGATCGTCCTTTTTCGGAGAGCTTTTTAACCAAAATCCCGAAGTGTTCTTCTTGTACGAGCCGATGTGGCACATCTGGCAGAAACTGTACCCGGGTGACGCCGTGTCTTTACAAGGGGCAGCCAGGGACATGCTTAGCTCTTTATACCGCTGTGATCTGTCTGTTTTCCAACTTTACAACAGCCCCGGGGGCAAGAATTTCACCTCCCTAGGACTCTTTGGAGCCACCCTCAATAAAGTCGTGTGCTCCTATCCCCTGTGCTCAGCCTACAGGAAGGAGGTGGTGGGGATGGTGGACGATAAGGTGTGTAAAAAGTGCCCCCCTCAGAGCCTTAGACTGTTGGAGGAGGAGTGCCTCAAATATAACACCATAGTCATTAAAGGGGTACGCATTTTGGACGTTAACGTGTTGGCCCCGCTCATGGAGGACCCCTCTTTGGATTTAAAGGTGATACACCTTGTCAGAGACCCACGGGCGGTGGCCAACTCCAGGATCAAATCCAGACATGGCCTGATTAGGGAGAATTTGCAGGTGGTCCGCAGTAGGGACCCTAAACTTCGCCGGATACCTTTCGTGGACCCGGGTCACAAAGCCAACAAGAAGGACGGCTCAGACTATCACTCTATAGGAGCGATGGAGGTGATCTGCGACCGCACATCCAGGACTTTGAGGACTGCCTTAAACCCACCCAGCTGGCTAAAGGGGAAATACATGGCCGTACGGTACGAGGACCTGGTCGAGAACCCGGTTAAGATCTTGCGGAGCATCTACCGCTTTGCCAACCTCACCGCCAACCACGACATCGagtcatttgcattaaacatgacCAGTGGCTCCAGTTCATCCTCTAAGCCATTCATAGTCTCATCCAGGAATGCCACACAGGCTGCTAGTGCATGGAGAACAGTGCTCAGCATTCAACAGATCAAACAAGTGGAGGACTACTGCCACCACGCCATGTCTGTACTAGGGTATGAAAGAGTCAGAACAGCCGGGGAGGCCAAGGACTTAAGCAAATCACTACTGACACACTCCAGACTGTGA